In Caldicellulosiruptor obsidiansis OB47, a single window of DNA contains:
- the pfkA gene encoding 6-phosphofructokinase, with translation MPEVRTIGVLTSGGDAPGMNAAIRAVVRTGIYYGFRVMGIRRGYNGLIEGDIFEMNLRSVSDIIQRGGTILLTARSPEFMTENGLKKAASMCKIFKIDALVVIGGDGSFRGARDLSKFGINVVGIPGTIDNDIACTDYTIGFDTALNTVQDAINKIRDTATSHERVSILEVMGRHAGYIALYSGIAGGAESIVIPEKGLDKDEIIRRIIDGKNKGKLHNLIILAEGIGGATELAKEIEEATGIETRATILGYIQRGGSPTAYDRVVASLMGAKAVEVIKEGKQNRIIAMKDGKIVDYDIDEALSMQKSIDEYMYNLATILSL, from the coding sequence ATGCCAGAAGTGAGAACTATTGGTGTTTTGACAAGTGGTGGAGACGCACCAGGAATGAACGCTGCTATACGTGCTGTTGTAAGAACGGGTATATACTATGGATTTAGAGTGATGGGCATAAGACGCGGGTATAATGGTCTTATTGAAGGCGACATTTTTGAGATGAACCTGAGGTCTGTTTCAGATATAATCCAACGCGGTGGAACAATACTTTTGACTGCAAGGTCTCCTGAGTTTATGACAGAAAATGGGCTCAAAAAAGCTGCTTCAATGTGCAAGATATTCAAGATTGATGCTCTTGTTGTAATTGGCGGAGACGGGTCTTTCAGGGGTGCAAGAGACCTGAGTAAATTTGGCATAAATGTTGTTGGAATTCCTGGAACCATCGACAATGATATTGCATGTACAGATTACACCATAGGGTTTGACACAGCATTGAATACTGTACAGGATGCAATTAACAAGATAAGAGATACAGCAACCTCCCATGAAAGAGTTAGTATCCTTGAAGTAATGGGGCGTCATGCTGGATATATAGCACTTTACAGTGGGATTGCAGGAGGAGCAGAGTCAATAGTAATTCCTGAAAAAGGTCTTGATAAGGATGAGATAATCAGAAGAATAATTGATGGCAAAAACAAAGGAAAGCTCCACAACTTGATTATATTAGCTGAAGGAATCGGTGGAGCAACAGAGCTTGCAAAAGAGATTGAAGAAGCAACGGGAATAGAGACAAGAGCGACCATCCTTGGATATATCCAGAGAGGTGGTTCACCAACTGCATATGACAGAGTTGTTGCGAGTTTGATGGGGGCAAAAGCTGTTGAGGTGATTAAAGAAGGGAAGCAGAATAGGATAATTGCAATGAAGGATGGTAAGATTGTTGATTATGATATTGACGAAGCACTTTCTATGCAAAAGTCAATTGATGAATACATGTACAACTTAGCTACTATCCTTTCTTTATAA
- a CDS encoding HD family phosphohydrolase yields the protein MFKNFGRWQERKRIYLYRFVLFCSFFVTSLLLIALSKKRETPIILDKVFRSFNFEGKYSNFKTASDLSAAILLILILSLIMGVYFYLFERKFIDSCRDMAAASAIIVLNLLLIKFLLPIPTFALPVFVGVILISLLIDVRVSIIFNMVLSIVSLLIVGTDNLSFALYLFVAGSLCAIVSHSIHNRLQFISHGFLASLMSSLFVLSAELVFKINDTEVLNTSVNSFIGTALSFVIAYGTLPLWEYLFDFTTPIRLMELSNPNHPLLKRLLLEAPGTYHHSLIVGNLAEIACEAVGGNYLLARIGAYYHDIGKLKRPFYFKENQIIEEDPHNKITPTLSALIIISHTKDGVEIGKEYRLPRQVLDIIKQHHGTTKVAFFYGKALNQNQQVSEEKFRHDGPIPQNKEAAIVMLADSVEAAVRALSSPTPQLIEATIRNVIQEKLLDGQLNSSDLTFRELEIISESFIKVLTGVFHKRVSYNIFEDSSNKADEVMVRSENIHSKSAG from the coding sequence ATGTTTAAAAACTTTGGACGATGGCAAGAAAGAAAGAGAATATATTTGTACCGATTTGTTCTTTTCTGCTCGTTTTTTGTAACCTCATTGCTCCTTATAGCACTGTCAAAGAAAAGAGAAACGCCCATAATTTTAGATAAAGTTTTTCGGTCTTTTAATTTTGAGGGCAAATACTCTAATTTTAAAACAGCAAGCGATTTGTCAGCAGCTATTTTATTGATTTTAATACTTTCTCTCATAATGGGAGTGTACTTTTATCTTTTTGAAAGAAAATTTATAGACAGCTGCAGGGATATGGCAGCAGCAAGTGCTATTATAGTTTTAAATCTGCTATTAATAAAATTTCTTCTTCCCATACCAACATTTGCTTTACCAGTGTTTGTAGGGGTTATTTTGATTTCTCTTTTGATTGACGTTAGGGTTTCAATTATTTTTAATATGGTACTCTCAATAGTATCACTGCTAATTGTGGGGACAGATAATCTCAGTTTCGCTCTTTATCTTTTTGTAGCAGGAAGTTTGTGTGCAATTGTATCACACAGTATTCATAACAGATTGCAATTTATATCTCACGGATTTTTGGCGAGCTTAATGTCCTCACTTTTTGTTTTATCAGCCGAATTGGTATTTAAAATAAACGACACTGAGGTGTTGAACACTTCAGTAAACTCTTTTATCGGAACAGCACTCTCTTTTGTTATTGCATATGGAACTTTACCTTTGTGGGAATACTTATTTGATTTTACAACACCGATTAGACTTATGGAACTATCTAATCCTAACCATCCGCTGTTGAAAAGACTTTTACTTGAAGCACCAGGAACTTATCATCACAGTTTAATAGTGGGTAATTTAGCTGAGATTGCTTGTGAGGCGGTTGGTGGCAATTACCTCCTTGCCCGCATAGGTGCTTATTATCACGACATAGGAAAACTAAAAAGGCCTTTTTATTTTAAAGAAAACCAGATTATTGAAGAAGACCCCCATAACAAAATAACTCCTACCCTCTCAGCTCTTATAATAATTTCGCATACAAAAGATGGTGTAGAGATTGGAAAAGAATATAGGCTGCCGAGGCAGGTTCTTGACATTATAAAACAACATCATGGGACTACTAAAGTAGCGTTTTTTTATGGAAAGGCACTCAACCAAAATCAACAAGTGAGCGAAGAAAAATTTAGGCATGATGGACCTATTCCTCAAAATAAAGAAGCTGCAATTGTGATGCTGGCTGACTCTGTTGAAGCAGCTGTTAGGGCTCTTTCTTCTCCAACACCTCAACTAATTGAGGCTACCATAAGAAATGTCATACAAGAAAAGCTTCTGGATGGGCAGCTAAATAGCAGTGATTTGACCTTTAGAGAACTGGAAATTATATCTGAAAGTTTTATTAAAGTTTTAACTGGTGTTTTTCACAAGAGGGTTAGTTATAATATCTTTGAAGACTCTTCAAACAAAGCAGATGAGGTGATGGTAAGAAGTGAAAATATTCATTCAAAATCAGCAGGATAA
- a CDS encoding GatB/YqeY domain-containing protein produces the protein MSLKDKLLEDYKTAMKEKDVVRKNVVGMVRAAILQFEKDNKVVLDDNGVLSVIAKEIKKRKDSLPEYIKSGRQDLIDELNREIEILTSYLPPMLSEEEIEQLVKETIEIIKPNGMKDMGKVMQEVIKKVSGRAEGKVVSEIVKKYL, from the coding sequence TTGAGTCTCAAAGATAAGCTCCTTGAAGATTATAAAACTGCTATGAAAGAAAAGGATGTTGTCAGAAAAAATGTTGTTGGTATGGTGAGAGCTGCTATATTGCAGTTTGAAAAGGACAACAAGGTGGTTCTTGACGACAATGGTGTGCTGAGTGTCATTGCGAAGGAGATTAAGAAGAGAAAAGACAGTTTACCTGAATATATAAAAAGTGGCAGACAGGATTTGATTGATGAGTTAAATAGAGAGATTGAGATTTTGACTTCTTACCTTCCACCCATGCTCAGCGAAGAAGAAATAGAGCAGCTTGTAAAGGAAACTATAGAAATTATAAAACCTAATGGAATGAAAGATATGGGTAAGGTTATGCAAGAGGTTATAAAAAAGGTGAGTGGAAGGGCAGAAGGAAAAGTTGTAAGTGAGATTGTTAAAAAATATTTGTAA
- a CDS encoding acyl-CoA thioesterase yields the protein MAEIEITVRYVETDRMGIAHHSNYFVWFEAARTELIKKVGISYSQIEKEFGVYLPLISCSCDFKRACFYEDRITVSARVNNLTPTRIKFYYEVKKDGVLCATGFTEHAFVDKNFKPINLQKKNRDLFLNFEKLWVEDKL from the coding sequence ATGGCAGAAATAGAAATAACAGTCAGATATGTTGAAACAGACAGAATGGGTATTGCACATCACTCAAATTATTTTGTGTGGTTTGAAGCAGCTCGTACAGAGCTTATAAAAAAGGTGGGAATTTCTTATTCTCAGATTGAAAAAGAATTTGGAGTGTATCTGCCACTTATAAGCTGTTCTTGCGATTTTAAGAGAGCTTGCTTTTACGAAGACAGAATAACGGTGAGTGCAAGGGTTAATAATTTAACACCTACGAGAATAAAATTTTACTATGAAGTTAAAAAAGATGGAGTTTTGTGTGCAACAGGTTTTACAGAACATGCCTTTGTAGATAAAAATTTTAAACCAATAAATCTGCAGAAAAAAAACAGGGATTTGTTTTTGAATTTTGAAAAGCTGTGGGTGGAAGACAAATTGTAA
- a CDS encoding sporulation protein YqfD, producing MCSGKLILKVDGENLSKFLNILIFNKILLKLHSKQDNSVIISISTRYFRKVTKIAKRTKCKVSIVEKKGIYFYLKQITLCKMITVVLCILFLIIFNQFIFDIVFINHGSTDVLLNKKIKEKLYQYDVKPFMLKNKIDEKKLETKLLADLNDLMWVKVKREGARLFVEYVERETVQIENKKGRIFAASSGIIKRIVLKSGNLLVKEGDTVVFGQLLVDNKVTSKDGIEYYEDANAQIEAITFYNVSTAFSIPLYQKEYISKTTLPYIVLGDREIKLKNVVTKNENCDKIKIKEYKLSPLPIKVEIFEIKRYKLKKFVPTLEQIKEKAQKECDVKFAAITKSKKILNVLSIRTYIKVKKEKNEIRLIECKRDYECLEEIAIKK from the coding sequence ATGTGCAGTGGCAAACTCATTTTAAAAGTAGATGGAGAAAATCTTAGCAAATTTCTAAACATACTCATTTTCAACAAAATTTTGTTGAAACTACACTCTAAGCAAGACAACTCTGTTATTATAAGCATTTCGACTAGATATTTTAGAAAAGTAACAAAGATAGCAAAGAGGACAAAATGCAAGGTAAGTATTGTAGAGAAAAAGGGAATATATTTTTATTTAAAACAGATAACGCTATGTAAAATGATAACAGTTGTACTATGTATACTTTTTTTGATAATTTTTAATCAATTTATTTTTGACATAGTTTTTATAAATCATGGATCCACAGACGTATTGTTAAATAAAAAGATAAAAGAAAAACTTTACCAGTATGATGTAAAGCCTTTTATGCTGAAAAATAAAATTGACGAGAAAAAGCTTGAAACCAAACTTCTTGCTGATTTGAACGATTTGATGTGGGTGAAGGTGAAAAGGGAAGGTGCTCGTCTGTTTGTGGAATACGTAGAGAGAGAAACAGTGCAAATTGAGAACAAGAAAGGAAGGATATTCGCAGCAAGTAGTGGAATTATTAAAAGAATAGTACTAAAATCAGGAAACTTACTTGTTAAAGAAGGTGACACGGTGGTTTTTGGTCAGCTTCTTGTAGACAATAAAGTAACTTCTAAAGATGGAATTGAATATTATGAGGATGCCAACGCTCAGATTGAAGCAATTACATTTTACAATGTTTCTACAGCTTTTTCCATTCCTTTATATCAGAAAGAGTACATTTCAAAAACTACACTTCCGTATATAGTGTTAGGAGACCGTGAAATTAAACTCAAAAATGTGGTTACTAAAAACGAGAATTGTGATAAAATTAAAATAAAAGAGTATAAACTTTCTCCTTTGCCCATTAAGGTGGAAATATTTGAAATCAAAAGATATAAATTAAAAAAATTTGTTCCTACATTAGAACAGATAAAAGAGAAGGCTCAGAAAGAGTGTGATGTGAAGTTTGCAGCCATTACAAAAAGCAAGAAAATATTGAATGTTTTGTCAATACGAACATATATTAAAGTCAAAAAAGAAAAAAATGAGATAAGACTGATTGAATGCAAAAGAGATTACGAATGCTTGGAGGAGATTGCTATAAAAAAATAA
- a CDS encoding PhoH family protein, with the protein MEERLVSTVNIEDTQEFWNIFGEFDSKVKTLEELLNVNIVFRDNSIKIIGSSPENINKAEKTIKILHDMERKKLDIDEHTIRYIVETLEDEEIRSLENDVIFITHRGKQVKPKTLGQKRYISAIMNNTIVFGIGPAGTGKTYLAMAMAVHYLKKKEVSKIILTRPAVEAGEKLGFLPGDLQTKVDPYLRPIYDALHDLIGTETYQRYMERGVIEVAPLAYMRGRTLDDAFIILDEAQNTTSEQMKMFLTRLGFGSKAVVTGDITQIDLPSGVESGLVQVTKILRDIEGIEFVFLTYQDVVRHQLVQKIINAYNRYEEKRKEKQKV; encoded by the coding sequence TTGGAGGAAAGACTTGTTTCAACTGTAAATATTGAAGATACTCAAGAATTTTGGAATATCTTTGGAGAGTTTGATTCTAAAGTGAAAACATTAGAAGAACTTTTGAACGTAAATATTGTTTTTAGAGACAACAGCATAAAAATTATAGGCAGCAGTCCAGAAAATATAAATAAGGCTGAAAAAACAATAAAAATATTACATGACATGGAAAGGAAGAAGTTAGATATTGACGAGCATACTATCCGTTATATAGTGGAGACCTTAGAAGATGAAGAGATAAGAAGCTTAGAAAACGATGTTATCTTTATAACTCATAGAGGCAAACAGGTAAAACCTAAAACCCTTGGACAAAAACGATATATAAGTGCAATTATGAACAACACTATTGTTTTTGGCATTGGACCTGCTGGTACCGGAAAGACTTATTTGGCTATGGCAATGGCTGTTCACTACCTTAAAAAGAAGGAGGTAAGCAAGATTATTCTCACAAGACCAGCTGTTGAGGCAGGAGAAAAATTAGGTTTTTTGCCGGGAGATTTGCAAACAAAAGTGGACCCTTATTTAAGGCCAATTTATGATGCGCTGCACGACCTAATCGGCACAGAAACGTATCAAAGATATATGGAAAGAGGAGTAATTGAAGTTGCACCACTTGCGTACATGCGAGGAAGAACATTAGATGATGCTTTTATCATCCTGGACGAAGCCCAAAATACAACTTCAGAGCAGATGAAGATGTTTTTAACAAGGCTTGGTTTTGGTTCAAAAGCAGTGGTGACTGGTGATATTACTCAAATTGATTTGCCAAGTGGTGTAGAATCAGGTCTTGTTCAAGTAACAAAGATACTCAGGGATATTGAAGGAATAGAATTTGTATTTTTAACATATCAGGATGTTGTTCGTCATCAGCTGGTTCAGAAAATTATAAATGCTTACAACAGGTACGAAGAAAAACGAAAGGAGAAACAAAAGGTATAG
- the mtrB gene encoding trp RNA-binding attenuation protein MtrB: MENENVYEYKNGDYIVVKALENGVNVIGLTRGKDTKLHHTEKLDSGEVLLAQFTEVTSAIKVRGKAEIYTKFGLIVSESQNK, translated from the coding sequence ATGGAAAATGAAAATGTATACGAATACAAAAATGGTGACTATATAGTAGTCAAGGCACTTGAAAATGGAGTAAATGTAATAGGGCTTACAAGAGGCAAGGACACAAAACTTCATCACACAGAAAAACTTGACAGTGGTGAAGTTTTACTTGCTCAATTTACTGAAGTTACGTCGGCAATTAAGGTAAGAGGTAAGGCAGAGATCTATACAAAGTTTGGGCTTATTGTTTCAGAGTCCCAGAATAAATGA
- the rpsU gene encoding 30S ribosomal protein S21, with translation MSEVRVGENESLDSALRRFKKKCAEAGVLAELRKREHYESPSVRRKKKSEAARRRKRR, from the coding sequence ATGTCAGAAGTAAGAGTAGGTGAGAACGAATCACTCGATAGTGCCCTCAGAAGATTTAAAAAGAAATGTGCAGAAGCTGGGGTTTTAGCTGAGCTCAGAAAAAGAGAGCACTATGAAAGTCCAAGCGTTAGAAGAAAGAAAAAATCAGAAGCTGCACGTAGGAGAAAGCGCAGATAA
- the pyk gene encoding pyruvate kinase has translation MRKTKIICTLGPASDSEEIIRKLVENGMDVVRLNFSHGTHEEHKKKIDMVKKIREELDKPIPILLDTKGPEIRIGFFKDGKVELKEGQKFVLTTEEILGNEEIVSITYKELIEDVKPGDKILIDDGLIELIVEDKTEKNIICKVKNGGVLTNQKGVNVPGIPIRLPALTQKDKEDILFGIENDVDFIAASFIRKASDVVEIREFLNKNGGKDVLIVAKIETQEGVANCDEIIRVADGIMVARGDLGVELPFEEVPLVQKMLIEKCYKAGKPVITATQMLESMIRNPRPTRAEVSDIANAIFDGTSAIMLSGETAMGKYPVESVATMAKIAERVENQIDYIKRFQSQVFDMPVNVTNAISHATCTTAHDLGAKAIITVTKSGNTARMVSKFRPACPIIATTPCEKVRRQLNLSWGVYPFLAEYKSSTDDIFDHAVEIAVKSKIVKNGDLVVITAGVPVGVSGTTNILKVHVVGHVLVEGRGWGSGKVTSRVCVVKTINDLKLNFEDGDIIVTNQTNNEFIPYMKRASGIITEEGGQNSHAVIVGAALDIPVITDAKNALEILKTGIVVTIDTQKGIVFSGEQKV, from the coding sequence TTGAGAAAAACAAAAATAATTTGTACATTGGGTCCAGCGAGCGACTCAGAGGAGATAATAAGAAAGCTTGTTGAAAATGGAATGGATGTTGTGAGATTAAATTTTTCTCATGGTACTCATGAAGAGCATAAGAAAAAGATTGACATGGTAAAAAAAATAAGAGAAGAACTTGACAAGCCTATTCCCATTTTGCTTGATACCAAGGGTCCAGAGATAAGAATAGGCTTTTTTAAGGATGGCAAAGTAGAACTAAAAGAGGGCCAGAAATTTGTGCTGACTACAGAAGAAATCTTGGGAAATGAAGAGATTGTGAGTATAACTTATAAAGAACTTATTGAGGATGTAAAACCAGGTGATAAAATCCTGATAGATGATGGACTTATTGAGCTTATTGTTGAGGACAAGACAGAAAAGAATATAATCTGCAAGGTAAAAAATGGAGGAGTTTTAACCAACCAGAAAGGGGTAAATGTACCGGGTATACCCATAAGACTTCCTGCACTTACCCAGAAGGATAAAGAGGATATTCTGTTTGGAATAGAAAACGATGTAGATTTTATTGCAGCCTCATTTATAAGAAAGGCAAGTGACGTTGTTGAAATCAGAGAGTTTCTGAACAAAAATGGTGGAAAAGATGTTTTAATAGTTGCCAAGATAGAAACTCAAGAAGGTGTTGCCAACTGCGACGAAATAATAAGGGTTGCAGATGGGATTATGGTTGCAAGAGGAGATTTAGGGGTAGAACTTCCTTTTGAGGAAGTTCCCCTTGTTCAAAAGATGCTGATTGAGAAGTGTTACAAAGCAGGAAAGCCTGTCATAACAGCAACCCAGATGCTTGAATCTATGATACGAAATCCAAGACCTACCAGGGCAGAGGTTAGCGATATTGCCAATGCCATATTTGATGGCACTTCTGCAATAATGCTCTCTGGCGAGACGGCAATGGGCAAGTACCCCGTTGAAAGTGTTGCTACAATGGCAAAGATTGCCGAGAGAGTAGAAAATCAGATTGATTATATCAAGAGATTTCAATCTCAGGTATTTGATATGCCTGTTAATGTGACAAATGCTATTTCGCACGCAACTTGTACAACCGCACATGACCTTGGCGCAAAGGCTATTATAACAGTGACAAAGTCAGGTAACACTGCAAGAATGGTGTCAAAATTCAGACCTGCTTGTCCGATTATTGCAACCACACCTTGTGAGAAGGTAAGAAGACAGTTGAATTTGTCATGGGGTGTATATCCATTTCTGGCAGAGTACAAGAGTTCAACCGATGATATATTTGACCATGCTGTTGAGATAGCTGTGAAATCCAAGATTGTAAAAAATGGAGATTTAGTTGTTATCACTGCCGGAGTTCCTGTTGGTGTGAGTGGAACAACAAATATACTTAAAGTTCATGTTGTAGGACATGTTCTGGTTGAAGGACGTGGCTGGGGAAGTGGAAAGGTAACAAGCAGGGTCTGTGTTGTAAAAACCATTAATGATTTAAAGCTGAATTTTGAAGATGGAGATATTATTGTTACAAATCAAACAAATAACGAGTTTATACCATATATGAAAAGAGCATCTGGAATTATCACAGAAGAAGGTGGACAGAACTCTCATGCTGTAATTGTAGGTGCTGCACTTGATATCCCTGTAATTACAGATGCTAAAAATGCATTAGAGATATTAAAAACAGGGATTGTGGTTACAATTGATACTCAAAAAGGCATTGTATTTAGTGGAGAACAGAAGGTATAA
- the yqfC gene encoding sporulation protein YqfC, with protein MLKRSKKDLKQLALLSQLPPEVITDQPRITIIGDYEIVVENHKGVIGYEDTFVKINTKVSPLLIEGHKLVIERMDNETIVVRGEVRSLKYFLEAGKEK; from the coding sequence ATGCTAAAGAGGTCGAAGAAAGATCTAAAACAGCTTGCTTTGTTGTCTCAGCTTCCACCAGAAGTGATAACAGACCAGCCAAGGATTACTATTATAGGCGATTATGAAATTGTTGTTGAAAACCATAAAGGAGTTATTGGGTATGAGGATACTTTTGTTAAGATAAACACAAAGGTTTCTCCTCTTTTAATTGAGGGGCATAAACTTGTAATTGAGAGGATGGACAATGAAACAATTGTTGTAAGAGGAGAGGTAAGATCACTTAAATATTTTCTGGAAGCAGGCAAGGAGAAGTGA